Proteins from a genomic interval of Streptomyces sp. Tu6071:
- a CDS encoding catalase produces the protein MADPISTNNTGIPVESDQYSLSVGPDGPILLQDNYLIEKMAQFNRERVPERVVHAKGSGAYGTFEVTNDVSQFTRADLFQPGRRTKMLARFSTVAGEQGSPDTWRDPRGFALKFYTQEGVYDLVGNNTPIFFMRDPSKFQDFIRSQKRTIPSALRDNDMQWDYWTLSPESAHQVTYLMGDRGIPKTYRNMNGYGSHTYLWINGAGQRTWVKYHFHSDQGVDHLTDMEAAAMAGEDADHHRRDLYDAIERGEAPSWTLYVQTIPYEDAASYRYNIFDVTKTVPHSDYPLIEVGRMTLHTNPTDFFTHIEQAAFDPSDLVPGIGPSPDKMLQARLFSYADTHRYRVGTNYTQLPPNRTINEVRSYAKDGAMRYFEPNVARPYAPNSYGGPSADEERWNKPAGWLVDSAEIVRSAYTLHQDDDDFSQPGTLVREVMDDAQRERLVGNVTRHLDNGVSVKVRERAFEYWRNIDPSVGDRIAASFG, from the coding sequence GTGGCCGACCCGATCTCCACCAACAACACCGGTATCCCGGTCGAGAGCGACCAGTACTCGCTCTCGGTCGGCCCCGACGGACCGATCCTGCTCCAGGACAACTACCTCATCGAGAAGATGGCGCAGTTCAACAGGGAGCGGGTCCCCGAGCGGGTCGTGCACGCGAAGGGCAGCGGCGCCTACGGGACCTTCGAGGTCACCAACGACGTCTCGCAGTTCACCCGCGCCGACCTCTTCCAGCCGGGGCGGCGCACGAAGATGCTCGCCCGCTTCTCGACCGTCGCCGGGGAGCAGGGCTCGCCCGACACGTGGCGCGACCCGCGCGGTTTCGCGCTGAAGTTCTACACGCAGGAGGGCGTGTACGACCTCGTCGGGAACAACACGCCGATCTTCTTCATGCGCGACCCGAGCAAGTTCCAGGACTTCATCCGCTCGCAGAAGCGGACGATCCCGAGCGCGCTGCGGGACAACGACATGCAGTGGGACTACTGGACGCTGTCCCCGGAGTCGGCGCACCAGGTCACGTACCTCATGGGCGACCGGGGCATCCCGAAGACGTACCGCAACATGAACGGCTACGGCTCGCACACGTACCTGTGGATCAACGGGGCCGGGCAGCGGACCTGGGTGAAGTACCACTTCCACTCGGACCAGGGCGTCGACCACCTGACCGACATGGAGGCCGCCGCGATGGCCGGGGAGGACGCCGACCACCACCGGCGCGACCTCTACGACGCGATCGAGCGCGGCGAGGCGCCCTCGTGGACGCTGTACGTGCAGACGATCCCCTACGAGGACGCCGCCTCGTACCGGTACAACATCTTCGACGTGACGAAGACCGTGCCGCACAGCGACTACCCGCTCATCGAGGTCGGGCGGATGACGCTGCACACCAACCCCACGGACTTCTTCACGCACATCGAGCAGGCCGCCTTCGACCCCTCGGACCTCGTCCCGGGCATCGGCCCCTCGCCGGACAAGATGCTCCAGGCGCGGCTGTTCAGCTACGCGGACACCCACCGGTACCGCGTCGGGACGAACTACACGCAGCTCCCGCCCAACCGCACGATCAACGAGGTCCGCTCGTACGCGAAGGACGGCGCGATGCGGTACTTCGAGCCGAACGTGGCGCGCCCGTACGCCCCCAACTCCTACGGCGGCCCGAGCGCCGACGAGGAGCGCTGGAACAAGCCGGCCGGGTGGCTCGTCGACTCCGCCGAGATCGTCCGCTCGGCGTACACGCTCCACCAGGACGACGACGACTTCTCGCAGCCGGGCACGCTCGTGCGCGAGGTCATGGACGACGCCCAGCGCGAGCGCCTCGTCGGCAACGTGACCCGCCACCTCGACAACGGCGTCTCGGTGAAGGTCCGCGAACGGGCCTTCGAGTACTGGCGCAACATCGACCCGTCGGTGGGCGACCGCATCGCGGCCAGCTTCGGCTGA
- a CDS encoding Bax inhibitor-1/YccA family protein → MRSSNPVFSRRGFSRDNGSAGFNAAPQAGGAAVGTAPGPVTGNPYADAPATDPYANNPYAQADVQYGVPQAPPTADRMTMDDVVTRTAGTLGTLIVFAALAWAVLPVDEANLGKSYGIAIGAGLVAMVLGLVQSFKRKASPALILTYAALEGVFLGVVSNVVDTHIADGAAMQAVIGTMATFVAVLVAYRTGLIRVNRRFVGFVMAAAMGFVLLMAVNLLFAAFGGGDGLGFRSGGLGILFGIIGIVLGALFLALDFKQVEDGIRYGAPKQESWLAAFGLTLTLVWIYMEFLRLIAILQGND, encoded by the coding sequence ATGAGGAGCAGCAACCCGGTCTTCTCGCGACGGGGCTTCAGCCGCGACAACGGTTCCGCGGGCTTCAACGCCGCGCCGCAGGCCGGGGGAGCAGCAGTCGGGACCGCCCCGGGCCCGGTCACGGGGAACCCGTACGCGGACGCCCCGGCGACCGATCCGTACGCGAACAACCCCTACGCGCAGGCGGACGTCCAGTACGGCGTCCCGCAGGCCCCGCCCACCGCCGACCGCATGACGATGGACGACGTCGTCACCCGCACGGCGGGCACCCTCGGCACGCTCATCGTCTTCGCGGCGCTCGCGTGGGCGGTGCTGCCCGTCGACGAGGCGAACCTCGGCAAGTCCTACGGCATCGCGATCGGCGCGGGGCTCGTGGCGATGGTCCTGGGGCTCGTGCAGTCCTTCAAGCGCAAGGCCAGCCCGGCGCTGATCCTCACGTACGCGGCGCTCGAGGGCGTCTTCCTCGGCGTCGTGAGCAACGTCGTGGACACGCACATCGCCGACGGCGCGGCCATGCAGGCCGTCATCGGCACGATGGCGACGTTCGTCGCCGTCCTCGTGGCGTACCGGACGGGCCTGATCCGGGTCAACCGGCGCTTCGTGGGCTTCGTGATGGCCGCCGCGATGGGCTTCGTGCTCCTGATGGCGGTCAACCTGCTCTTCGCCGCCTTCGGCGGCGGTGACGGCCTCGGCTTCCGCAGCGGCGGCCTCGGCATCCTCTTCGGGATCATCGGCATCGTGCTCGGCGCGCTCTTCCTCGCGCTGGACTTCAAGCAGGTCGAGGACGGCATCCGCTACGGGGCGCCGAAGCAGGAGTCGTGGCTGGCGGCGTTCGGGCTGACGCTGACGCTCGTGTGGATCTACATGGAGTTCCTGCGGCTGATCGCGATTCTCCAGGGCAACGACTGA
- a CDS encoding SAM-dependent methyltransferase gives MQDAASRLTDLAQELLGSPLPVRVRAWDGSEAGPPGAPVVVVRHRRALRRLLFKPGELGLVRGWVSGELAVDGDLYEVLDRLSSIVWDRGEDDTAPKSLFQAVRRPEVRTAGRALLRLAGPGLPPPPPPEEIRRPGRGHLHTKGSDRKAISHHYDVGNPFYELVLGPSMVYSCAYWTEGGTLEQAQRDKLDLIATKLDLRPGQRLLDVGCGWGSMALHAAREYGVEVVGVTLSREQAAYARKRVAEEGLGDKVEIRVQDYRDVRDGPFDAISSIGMAEHVGSARYEEYAHDLYALLRPGGRLLNHQIARRPLRDEAAYTIDEFIDAYVFPDGELAPVGTTVSLLERAGFEVRDVEALREHYDRTLRAWVSNLETHWEEAVRLTSPGRARVWRLYMAASALSFARNRIGVNQVLAVRTPEAGESGLPPRPRTWHN, from the coding sequence ATGCAGGACGCCGCGTCGCGGCTCACCGACCTCGCCCAGGAACTGCTCGGGTCCCCGCTCCCGGTCCGGGTACGGGCCTGGGACGGCAGTGAGGCGGGTCCGCCGGGCGCCCCCGTCGTCGTCGTACGCCACCGCCGGGCCCTGCGCCGCCTGCTCTTCAAGCCGGGCGAACTCGGCCTCGTGCGGGGCTGGGTGTCCGGGGAACTGGCGGTCGACGGCGACCTCTACGAGGTGCTCGACCGGCTCTCCTCGATCGTGTGGGACCGGGGCGAGGACGACACCGCCCCGAAGAGCCTGTTCCAGGCCGTGCGCCGCCCCGAGGTCCGCACCGCGGGCCGCGCCCTCCTGCGCCTCGCGGGCCCCGGCCTGCCGCCGCCCCCGCCGCCCGAGGAGATCCGCCGCCCCGGCCGCGGCCACCTCCACACCAAGGGCAGCGACCGCAAGGCGATCAGCCACCACTACGACGTCGGCAACCCCTTCTACGAGCTGGTCCTCGGCCCCTCGATGGTCTACTCCTGCGCCTACTGGACCGAGGGCGGGACGCTGGAGCAGGCCCAGCGCGACAAGCTCGACCTCATCGCCACGAAGCTCGACCTGCGCCCCGGGCAGCGGCTCCTCGACGTCGGCTGCGGCTGGGGCTCGATGGCGCTGCACGCGGCGCGCGAGTACGGGGTCGAGGTCGTCGGCGTCACGCTCTCGCGCGAGCAGGCCGCGTACGCCCGCAAACGGGTCGCCGAGGAGGGCCTCGGCGACAAGGTCGAGATCCGCGTGCAGGACTACCGCGACGTCCGCGACGGCCCCTTCGACGCGATCTCGTCGATCGGCATGGCGGAGCACGTCGGCTCGGCGCGGTACGAGGAGTACGCGCACGACCTCTACGCCCTCCTCAGGCCCGGCGGACGCCTCCTCAACCACCAGATCGCCCGCCGCCCGCTCCGCGACGAGGCCGCGTACACGATCGACGAGTTCATCGACGCGTACGTCTTCCCGGACGGCGAGCTGGCCCCGGTCGGGACGACGGTCTCGCTCCTGGAGCGGGCCGGTTTCGAGGTGCGGGACGTCGAGGCGCTGCGCGAGCACTACGACCGGACGCTGCGGGCCTGGGTGAGCAACCTGGAGACGCACTGGGAGGAGGCCGTCCGGCTCACCTCGCCGGGACGGGCCCGGGTGTGGCGCCTGTACATGGCGGCCTCGGCGCTCTCCTTCGCGCGCAACCGCATCGGCGTCAACCAGGTGCTCGCGGTCCGCACCCCGGAGGCGGGCGAATCCGGGCTGCCGCCCCGCCCCCGTACCTGGCACAACTGA
- a CDS encoding serine hydrolase produces the protein MLDEALRPVASSATGHFSVAVMAEGGTVTAGYGSAKHAYATASIAKAAILATLLLQAQDQYRSLSASERATAKLMITRSDNDAADTLWTRIGATSGYAAGIERLGLRETAPGTQGHWGLTQTTAADQLRLLDALTSSDSPLTASSRAYVADLMGSVVTGQDWGVSAGADKDAPTRLKNGWMPRSATGLWVVNSIGVVTHEGRHLLLAVLSDDQRSLESGIKLIESAAKAATEAAEKF, from the coding sequence GTGCTCGACGAGGCGTTGCGCCCGGTCGCCTCCTCGGCCACCGGTCACTTCTCGGTGGCCGTGATGGCGGAGGGCGGCACCGTCACGGCCGGCTACGGCTCCGCGAAGCACGCGTACGCCACGGCGAGCATCGCGAAGGCGGCCATCCTCGCGACCCTGTTGCTCCAGGCTCAGGACCAGTACCGTTCGCTCTCCGCCTCGGAACGCGCGACGGCGAAGCTCATGATCACCAGAAGTGACAACGATGCCGCCGACACGCTGTGGACCCGGATCGGCGCCACCTCCGGCTACGCGGCCGGGATCGAACGCCTGGGCCTGCGCGAGACAGCGCCGGGCACGCAAGGCCACTGGGGCCTGACGCAGACGACGGCGGCCGACCAGCTCCGCCTGCTCGATGCCCTGACGTCCTCGGACTCCCCCCTGACGGCAAGCTCCCGCGCGTACGTGGCGGACCTGATGGGGAGCGTGGTGACGGGTCAGGACTGGGGCGTCTCCGCGGGGGCGGACAAGGACGCGCCGACCCGGTTGAAGAACGGCTGGATGCCGCGCAGCGCGACGGGCCTGTGGGTGGTCAACAGCATCGGCGTGGTCACCCACGAGGGCCGCCACCTGCTCCTCGCGGTCCTGAGCGACGACCAGCGCTCTCTGGAATCGGGCATCAAGCTGATCGAGTCGGCGGCGAAGGCCGCGACGGAGGCGGCGGAGAAGTTCTGA